In a genomic window of Halostella litorea:
- a CDS encoding SpoVR family protein, translating to MSFDRYEARRIAADLQDPVDDANELAERLGLEPYPVNYWIVDYDEMNQLIAYDGFQRRYPHWRWGMKYDKQRKQDRYGGGKAFEIVNNDNPSHAFLQESNSLADQKAVITHVEAHADFFANNEWFGMFADDLDAAAMLERHGRKIGEYMSDPEVDRSEVERWIDNLLSLEDNIDQHQVFDPEVLSTPESTVDPEGDLSDQLSELDLSDEVREEVFSEEWLERQDEDAESVSFPDEPEKDVLAFLRRHGKQYDEDAGKATEMEPWQRDVLDMLRAEAYYFAAQKMSKVMNEGWAAYWESMMMGEEAFAGPDEFLSYADHQARVLGSPGLNPYKLGKELWEYVENTTNRREVVEKLLRVDGVTWRNFADTVDFERVLSALEPPAALDAITPDSLDAVADLPDEYVDREALERARAGEIDVDRHPWKVLTYEGLARRHYSLIKRGNRGFLARIGQSDLERIGRYLFDDAVYDSVDEALADVDFSRGWDRMREIRESHNDVTFLDEFLSQEFVDENEYFTYEFSQATGGNRVASTEYEDVKKKLLLQFTNFGKPTVAVYDGNYNNRNELLLGHHYNGVMLDVQQAKRTLERVFELWGRPVNLMTIVKEVDEHDVEVAKRRNKEPEPEERGKLLRYDGEEHTVEDLPWEEVEKIAASDVDYDTKPDEWLA from the coding sequence TGGAGCCGTACCCGGTGAACTACTGGATCGTCGACTACGACGAGATGAACCAGCTCATCGCCTACGACGGGTTCCAGCGGCGCTACCCGCACTGGCGCTGGGGGATGAAGTACGACAAGCAGCGCAAGCAGGACCGCTACGGCGGCGGGAAGGCGTTCGAAATCGTCAACAACGACAACCCGTCGCATGCATTCCTGCAGGAGTCGAACTCGCTGGCCGACCAGAAGGCCGTCATCACCCACGTCGAGGCCCACGCCGACTTCTTCGCCAACAACGAGTGGTTCGGCATGTTCGCCGACGACCTGGACGCCGCGGCGATGCTGGAGCGCCACGGCCGGAAGATAGGCGAGTACATGAGCGACCCGGAGGTCGACCGCTCCGAGGTCGAGCGCTGGATCGACAACCTGCTGTCGCTGGAGGACAACATCGACCAGCACCAGGTGTTCGACCCGGAGGTGCTGTCGACGCCCGAGTCGACCGTGGACCCGGAGGGGGACCTGAGCGACCAGCTCTCCGAACTCGACCTCTCCGACGAGGTCCGCGAGGAGGTGTTCAGCGAGGAGTGGCTCGAACGGCAGGACGAGGACGCCGAGTCCGTCTCGTTCCCGGACGAGCCGGAGAAGGACGTGCTCGCGTTCCTCCGGCGACACGGCAAGCAGTACGACGAGGACGCCGGGAAGGCCACCGAGATGGAGCCGTGGCAGCGCGACGTGCTGGACATGCTCCGGGCCGAGGCGTACTACTTCGCCGCCCAGAAGATGAGCAAGGTGATGAACGAGGGGTGGGCCGCCTACTGGGAGTCGATGATGATGGGCGAGGAGGCGTTCGCCGGCCCCGACGAGTTCCTCAGCTACGCCGACCACCAGGCCCGCGTGCTCGGCTCGCCCGGGCTCAACCCCTACAAGCTCGGCAAGGAGCTGTGGGAGTACGTCGAGAACACGACGAACCGCCGCGAGGTCGTCGAGAAGCTCCTGCGCGTCGACGGCGTCACGTGGCGCAACTTCGCGGACACCGTCGACTTCGAGCGCGTCCTGTCGGCGCTGGAGCCGCCCGCCGCGCTCGACGCGATCACGCCGGACTCGCTCGACGCGGTGGCCGACCTCCCCGACGAGTACGTCGACCGCGAGGCGCTCGAACGCGCCCGCGCCGGCGAGATAGACGTCGACCGCCACCCCTGGAAGGTGCTCACCTACGAGGGGCTGGCCCGGCGGCACTACTCGCTGATAAAGCGGGGGAACCGCGGCTTCCTCGCCCGGATCGGCCAGAGCGACCTCGAACGGATCGGCCGCTACCTGTTCGACGACGCCGTCTACGACAGCGTCGACGAGGCGCTCGCCGACGTGGACTTCTCGCGGGGCTGGGACCGGATGCGGGAGATCCGCGAGAGCCACAACGACGTGACGTTCCTAGACGAGTTCCTCAGCCAGGAGTTCGTCGACGAGAACGAGTACTTCACCTACGAGTTCTCGCAGGCGACCGGCGGCAACCGCGTCGCCAGCACCGAGTACGAGGACGTGAAGAAGAAGCTCCTGCTCCAGTTCACCAACTTCGGGAAGCCGACGGTGGCGGTGTACGACGGCAACTACAACAACCGCAACGAGTTGCTGCTCGGCCACCACTACAACGGCGTGATGCTGGACGTCCAGCAGGCCAAACGCACGCTCGAACGGGTCTTCGAGCTATGGGGCCGCCCGGTGAATCTCATGACCATCGTGAAGGAGGTCGACGAGCACGACGTTGAGGTCGCCAAGCGCCGCAACAAGGAGCCCGAACCGGAGGAGCGCGGGAAACTGCTCCGCTACGACGGCGAGGAACACACCGTCGAGGACCTGCCGTGGGAGGAGGTCGAGAAGATCGCCGCCAGCGACGTGGACTACGACACGAAGCCCGACGAGTGGCTGGCGTAA
- a CDS encoding twin-arginine translocation signal domain-containing protein, producing the protein MTDRRGFLRRVAAAGAGSALGVAALPTTPEADTELMPRDRSPSADPDDRPPSVRVEDDAPYAMWQYKATGDGYAATSPINVVFPLSSSDRGLPEVMSVLDAAGWQRTPIEYARYAWHRERETYVLQQATAAESFYGRTGRNHVRCWELEGAVSMQVHEDTPATPNHGIASYERAQRRIERLFDDAGWTVDGTVRFANEKGPDHDGHATVIRP; encoded by the coding sequence GTGACCGACCGCCGCGGGTTCCTACGCAGGGTCGCGGCGGCCGGCGCGGGGAGCGCGCTCGGCGTCGCGGCGTTGCCGACCACGCCGGAGGCCGACACCGAACTCATGCCCCGCGACCGGTCGCCGTCGGCGGATCCGGACGACCGTCCCCCGTCGGTGAGGGTGGAGGACGACGCGCCGTACGCGATGTGGCAGTACAAAGCGACCGGCGACGGCTACGCGGCGACCAGCCCGATCAACGTCGTGTTCCCGCTTTCGTCGTCGGACCGCGGGCTGCCCGAGGTGATGTCGGTCCTCGACGCCGCCGGCTGGCAGCGGACCCCGATCGAGTACGCGCGGTACGCATGGCATCGCGAGCGGGAGACGTACGTCCTCCAGCAGGCGACCGCGGCCGAGAGCTTCTACGGGCGGACGGGGCGGAACCACGTCCGCTGCTGGGAGCTGGAGGGCGCGGTGTCGATGCAGGTCCACGAGGACACGCCGGCGACGCCGAACCACGGCATCGCGTCCTACGAGCGGGCCCAGCGCCGGATCGAGCGCCTGTTCGACGACGCCGGCTGGACCGTCGACGGGACGGTCCGCTTCGCCAACGAGAAGGGCCCCGACCACGACGGCCACGCGACGGTGATCCGGCCGTGA
- a CDS encoding secondary thiamine-phosphate synthase enzyme YjbQ, which produces MAGRFTVDTDERLTTVDVTDRVAAAVPDDADGVCTAFVRHTTAALVVQENESRLRDDVEDFLADLVPDEGHAHDALDGNADSHLRATLLGPSVSVPVADGDLELGTWQSVLLVECDGPRSREVAVAVAD; this is translated from the coding sequence ATGGCAGGACGCTTTACAGTCGACACCGACGAGCGCCTGACGACCGTCGACGTGACCGACCGCGTCGCCGCGGCCGTGCCCGACGACGCCGACGGCGTCTGTACCGCGTTCGTCCGGCACACGACCGCCGCGCTCGTGGTGCAGGAAAACGAATCCCGACTCCGGGATGACGTGGAGGATTTTCTCGCGGATCTGGTGCCCGACGAGGGCCACGCCCACGACGCGCTGGACGGCAACGCCGACTCGCACCTCCGGGCGACCCTGCTCGGGCCGAGCGTCTCCGTCCCGGTCGCGGACGGCGACCTGGAACTCGGGACGTGGCAGTCGGTCCTGCTGGTGGAGTGTGACGGCCCGCGGAGCCGCGAGGTGGCCGTCGCCGTCGCGGACTGA
- a CDS encoding HVO_2922 family protein: MSNSTDSALVDWYSDNVATPNTSDEAYGYWAFVVGAVLGLVGFALFLVSTTAERGTDAFWLYRTFAFSIGALALPVLMYGFIVVLPLHERATRVAYLGLAVSLLSVVAFLLVYPSNWNVDGADYSTAVLSAYAAGIGIEVIAAFLFPAVSDETADVPATGTAAGDGDAAAADDDPESKATFELYPDRKDEWRWRLRHDNGNIVADGGEGYPDVRNAKKGIESVRRNALGAAIEKREKPPKGVDHTEPDAAEDDAASGDEIAAALPEPEAEPDDGATVEVYEDRGGSWRWRLRHDNGNIIADGGEGYSSRSALDDAVERLTERVADADTLEHDPTAFEVYRDNGGEWRWRLRHRNGRILADGGEGYASRSNAVDAVDRVRERVDDDPEVYEDAAGKYRWRLKAGNGEIVADSSQGYASESGAEAGFERVRGYAPDADTLEFDPLGFEVFVDRAGEYRWRLRHRNGNIVADGGEGYSSKQNAKKGIAAVQRTAPHADVVEE; the protein is encoded by the coding sequence ATGAGTAATTCAACTGACAGCGCGCTGGTCGACTGGTACAGCGACAACGTGGCCACGCCGAACACGTCCGACGAGGCGTACGGCTACTGGGCGTTCGTCGTCGGGGCCGTACTCGGCCTCGTTGGCTTTGCCCTGTTCCTGGTGAGCACCACAGCGGAACGCGGCACGGACGCGTTCTGGCTCTACCGCACGTTCGCCTTCTCGATCGGCGCGCTCGCCCTCCCGGTGTTGATGTACGGCTTCATCGTCGTGTTGCCGCTCCACGAGCGAGCGACGCGAGTGGCGTATCTGGGGCTCGCGGTGAGCCTCCTCTCGGTCGTCGCCTTCCTGCTCGTGTACCCGAGCAACTGGAACGTCGACGGGGCCGACTACAGCACCGCCGTCCTCTCGGCGTACGCCGCCGGGATCGGCATCGAGGTCATCGCCGCGTTCCTCTTCCCGGCGGTGTCGGACGAGACGGCCGACGTGCCCGCGACGGGAACCGCGGCCGGCGACGGCGATGCGGCCGCGGCGGACGACGACCCCGAGAGCAAGGCGACGTTCGAACTGTACCCCGACCGCAAGGACGAGTGGCGCTGGCGGCTCCGCCACGACAACGGCAACATCGTCGCCGACGGCGGCGAGGGCTACCCCGACGTGCGCAACGCGAAGAAAGGCATCGAGAGCGTCCGCCGGAACGCCCTCGGTGCGGCGATCGAGAAGCGGGAGAAGCCGCCGAAGGGCGTCGACCACACCGAACCCGACGCCGCCGAGGACGACGCCGCCAGCGGCGACGAGATCGCGGCGGCGCTGCCGGAGCCCGAGGCCGAACCGGACGACGGCGCGACCGTCGAGGTGTACGAGGACCGCGGCGGCAGCTGGCGCTGGCGGCTCCGCCACGACAACGGCAACATCATCGCCGACGGCGGCGAGGGCTACTCCTCGCGGTCGGCGCTGGACGACGCCGTCGAGCGACTCACCGAGCGCGTCGCCGACGCCGACACGCTGGAGCACGACCCGACGGCGTTCGAGGTGTACCGCGACAACGGCGGCGAGTGGCGCTGGCGGCTCCGCCACCGCAACGGGCGCATCCTCGCCGACGGCGGCGAGGGGTACGCCTCCCGGAGCAACGCCGTCGACGCCGTCGACCGCGTCCGCGAGCGCGTCGACGACGACCCCGAGGTGTACGAGGACGCGGCCGGCAAGTACCGCTGGCGGCTGAAAGCCGGAAACGGCGAGATAGTGGCCGACAGCAGTCAGGGCTACGCGTCGGAGTCCGGCGCGGAAGCCGGCTTCGAGCGCGTCCGGGGCTACGCGCCCGACGCCGACACGCTGGAGTTCGACCCGCTCGGCTTCGAGGTGTTCGTCGACAGGGCCGGCGAGTACCGCTGGCGGCTCCGCCACCGCAACGGCAACATCGTCGCCGACGGCGGCGAGGGCTACTCCTCGAAGCAGAACGCGAAGAAGGGGATCGCGGCGGTCCAGCGGACCGCGCCCCACGCCGACGTGGTCGAGGAGTAA
- a CDS encoding glycerophosphodiester phosphodiesterase, whose translation MDLIAHRGFAAEAPENTVAAVERAGALADAVEVDVRRCGSGELVVVHDATVDRVTDTSGRIDEFPLAELRALDVLGSGEGIPSLSAVLDAVPAGTTVNLELKEAGLAADALAAADDAGVDVLVSAFEPAALRDVRDVAPDVPTAYLCTHRDDAPVATARRLGCDALHPSVPLCLTTRTVGRARDAGLAVNAWTVNRAVVVRMLSVPGVDGVIADASDVCAPRAGT comes from the coding sequence GTGGACCTGATCGCCCACCGCGGCTTCGCCGCTGAGGCCCCCGAAAACACGGTCGCCGCCGTCGAGCGGGCGGGCGCGCTGGCCGACGCCGTCGAGGTCGACGTGCGCCGCTGTGGCTCCGGCGAACTCGTCGTCGTCCACGACGCGACCGTCGATCGCGTGACCGACACAAGCGGGCGGATCGACGAGTTCCCGCTGGCCGAACTCCGGGCGCTGGACGTGCTCGGCTCCGGCGAGGGGATCCCCTCGCTGTCGGCCGTCCTCGACGCCGTGCCCGCCGGGACGACGGTGAACCTCGAACTCAAGGAGGCGGGGCTGGCGGCGGACGCGCTCGCCGCCGCCGACGACGCGGGCGTCGACGTCCTCGTCTCGGCGTTCGAACCGGCCGCCCTCCGGGACGTCCGCGACGTCGCCCCCGACGTGCCGACGGCCTACCTCTGTACGCACCGGGACGACGCGCCCGTCGCGACCGCCCGGCGGCTGGGGTGTGACGCCCTCCACCCGTCGGTCCCGCTCTGTCTCACGACCCGGACCGTCGGCCGCGCCCGGGACGCGGGGCTCGCGGTGAACGCCTGGACGGTGAACCGCGCGGTCGTCGTGCGTATGCTCTCGGTCCCCGGGGTCGACGGCGTCATCGCGGACGCGTCCGACGTGTGTGCGCCGAGAGCGGGAACGTAA
- a CDS encoding SdpI family protein translates to MQVSKRTLASLALVAAMVAASALLYDRLPEQLATHWNADNAVDDTLPRALGLALFPALGLGLAGLFALVPRIDPLGENIAEFRTAYDVMAVTSVALLAYVQALVLWWNLGNEFAVSAAVAPAVAAVYVVSGYAVERAERNWFVGFRTPWTLSDERVWERTHRRGGRLLKVAGIVAAAGVLFPEYAIALLVAPILLVAAYTTVYSYVEYRRLDRANAG, encoded by the coding sequence ATGCAGGTCAGCAAGCGCACGCTCGCCAGCCTCGCGCTGGTCGCGGCGATGGTCGCCGCGAGCGCCCTCCTCTACGACCGGCTCCCGGAACAGCTGGCGACCCACTGGAACGCCGACAACGCCGTGGACGACACGCTCCCCCGGGCGCTGGGGCTCGCGCTGTTCCCGGCGCTGGGCCTCGGCCTCGCCGGGCTGTTCGCGCTGGTCCCGCGGATCGACCCGCTGGGCGAGAATATCGCCGAGTTCCGGACCGCCTACGACGTCATGGCAGTCACGAGCGTCGCCCTGTTGGCCTACGTGCAGGCGCTGGTGCTCTGGTGGAACCTCGGCAACGAGTTCGCCGTCTCCGCGGCAGTCGCCCCCGCGGTGGCGGCGGTGTACGTCGTCAGCGGCTACGCCGTCGAGCGCGCCGAGCGCAACTGGTTCGTCGGCTTCCGCACGCCGTGGACGCTCTCCGACGAGCGCGTCTGGGAGCGGACCCACCGCCGCGGCGGCCGGCTGCTGAAGGTCGCGGGCATCGTCGCGGCCGCCGGCGTCCTCTTCCCGGAGTACGCCATCGCCCTGCTCGTCGCGCCGATCCTGCTGGTCGCCGCCTACACGACCGTCTACTCCTACGTCGAGTACCGACGGCTCGACCGGGCGAACGCCGGGTGA
- a CDS encoding NADPH:quinone reductase — MRAVRYHEHGGRDVLRVEDVPRPEPGRGEVLVAVEAAAVNPVDTYFREGSYEPAELPMIPGTDFAGEVAAVGEGVDGFAPGDRVFGTGLGNDRQGSCAEYAVAPTDRVAHLPPGASAREGAGVGVAGVTAWRALIDHAELEPAERCLVHGGSGGVGHAAVQIAAAAGAQVTTTAAPQYHDRLRSLGAGAVIDYDRDDLAAAVTDAGAPDVILDHRLDDYLQFDADVAAHGARIAGIGGNSTESGFSNTPAARSKELRVHLMSMFNTPDISAVLDRLAVLLRGGQLTAEVDGVYGLDDVAEAQRAVLEDSVFGKLVVEP, encoded by the coding sequence ATGCGAGCAGTTCGCTACCACGAACACGGCGGGCGCGACGTGCTACGGGTCGAGGACGTGCCGCGGCCCGAGCCGGGGCGCGGGGAGGTCCTCGTCGCGGTCGAGGCCGCCGCGGTCAACCCCGTGGACACGTACTTCCGCGAGGGGTCGTACGAACCGGCCGAGCTACCGATGATCCCCGGGACCGACTTCGCCGGCGAGGTGGCGGCGGTCGGCGAGGGCGTCGACGGGTTCGCCCCCGGCGACCGGGTGTTCGGCACCGGGCTGGGCAACGACCGTCAGGGGTCCTGCGCGGAGTACGCCGTGGCGCCGACCGACCGCGTGGCACACCTCCCGCCGGGGGCGAGCGCCCGCGAGGGGGCCGGCGTCGGGGTCGCCGGCGTCACGGCGTGGCGCGCCCTGATCGACCACGCGGAACTGGAGCCGGCCGAGCGCTGTCTCGTCCACGGCGGCAGCGGGGGCGTCGGCCACGCCGCCGTCCAGATAGCCGCCGCGGCGGGCGCGCAGGTCACGACCACGGCCGCGCCGCAGTACCACGACCGGCTCCGGTCGCTCGGGGCCGGCGCGGTGATCGACTACGACCGCGACGACCTGGCGGCGGCCGTGACCGACGCCGGCGCGCCGGACGTGATCCTCGACCACCGCCTCGACGACTACCTCCAGTTCGACGCCGACGTGGCCGCCCACGGCGCCCGGATCGCGGGCATCGGCGGCAACAGCACGGAGAGCGGCTTCTCGAACACGCCCGCCGCACGCTCGAAGGAGCTCCGGGTCCACCTGATGAGCATGTTCAACACCCCGGACATCTCGGCGGTGCTCGACCGCCTCGCGGTGTTGCTCCGCGGGGGCCAGCTCACCGCGGAGGTCGACGGCGTGTACGGGCTCGACGACGTCGCCGAGGCACAGCGCGCCGTGCTGGAGGACAGCGTGTTCGGCAAGCTCGTCGTCGAGCCCTGA
- a CDS encoding SDR family oxidoreductase — translation MSVSFDFDGRVAVVTGASGALGSAVVDRFRDAGATVCALDVVAPDDEDAQLDPDDDTHFYEADLTDEAAVGSVVDAVVDDHGRVDALANVAGTWRGGTPIEETDLAEFEFLMAVNLQSAFLASKHFVPHLRDAGGAIVSVSARSSLEGGEGDGPYRISKAGIRILTETLAAENEGDLRANAIMPSVIDTPMNREMMPDADHETWVDPADIADVVAFLCSDGASVTSGAAVPVYGEA, via the coding sequence ATGTCCGTCAGCTTCGACTTCGACGGTCGCGTGGCGGTCGTCACCGGCGCGAGCGGCGCGCTCGGCAGCGCGGTCGTCGACCGGTTCCGCGACGCCGGCGCGACGGTGTGTGCCCTGGACGTGGTCGCGCCCGACGACGAGGACGCACAGCTCGACCCGGACGACGACACCCACTTCTACGAGGCCGACCTCACCGACGAGGCCGCCGTCGGGAGCGTGGTCGACGCCGTCGTCGACGACCACGGCCGCGTCGACGCGCTGGCCAACGTCGCCGGGACGTGGCGCGGCGGCACGCCAATCGAGGAGACCGACCTCGCGGAGTTCGAGTTCCTCATGGCCGTGAACCTGCAGTCGGCGTTTCTCGCCTCGAAGCACTTCGTCCCGCACCTGCGGGACGCCGGCGGCGCCATCGTCTCGGTCAGCGCCCGTTCCTCGCTGGAGGGCGGCGAGGGCGACGGCCCGTACCGCATCTCGAAGGCCGGCATCCGGATCCTCACCGAGACGCTCGCCGCGGAGAACGAGGGCGACCTGCGGGCCAACGCCATCATGCCGAGCGTCATCGACACGCCGATGAACCGCGAGATGATGCCCGACGCCGACCACGAGACGTGGGTCGACCCGGCGGACATCGCGGACGTGGTCGCGTTCCTCTGTAGCGACGGCGCGAGCGTCACGAGCGGGGCGGCTGTGCCCGTGTACGGCGAAGCCTGA
- a CDS encoding sodium-dependent transporter, with product MAEREAWGTRLGFILAAVGSAVGLGNIWQFPFKTATNGGAAFVFVYLLAALLIGLPAILGEFVVGRRAEINAVEAFKRLGRPAWTVVGALGLFIGMWILSYYSVVGGWVIRYIVGSATGAYFDGAGTYFNAVSAGWDAVAFHALFMGLTAVIVAFGIEEGIERATKLMVPSIVVILVGLAVYAFTLDGAGPAYGFYLSPDFGYLSNNLGEVVPFAVSQAFFSLSLGMGAMITYASYLSEDDSLPADGGLIVVLNTAVGLLAGLVVVPLLFVQFGDVPETAAAGGPGALFVSVAQAFTDLGVAGRALGVVFFLVVLIAALSSAISLLEVVTAYFVDNYGYAREKVAFAFAGGLFAVGTLSALDTAWLTWFDTLAYQVLLPVSVLLGVVFVGWVYGPEAVDEIKRGTGGGETFAMAWLWSVRTFVLLGVFATLYLGVTSIYSAPAIPLV from the coding sequence ATGGCTGAACGCGAAGCGTGGGGGACCCGTCTGGGGTTCATCCTCGCGGCGGTCGGGAGCGCAGTCGGGCTGGGGAACATCTGGCAGTTCCCCTTCAAGACGGCGACGAACGGGGGCGCGGCGTTCGTCTTCGTCTACCTGCTTGCGGCCCTGCTGATCGGGCTTCCCGCGATCCTCGGGGAGTTCGTCGTGGGGCGACGGGCGGAGATCAACGCGGTCGAGGCGTTCAAACGGCTCGGGCGGCCGGCGTGGACGGTGGTCGGCGCGCTGGGGCTGTTCATCGGGATGTGGATCCTCTCGTACTACAGCGTCGTCGGCGGGTGGGTGATCCGCTACATCGTCGGCAGCGCGACGGGCGCGTACTTCGACGGCGCGGGCACCTACTTCAACGCGGTGTCGGCCGGGTGGGACGCGGTCGCCTTCCACGCGCTGTTCATGGGGCTGACCGCCGTCATCGTCGCGTTCGGCATCGAGGAGGGGATCGAGCGGGCGACGAAGCTGATGGTCCCCTCCATCGTCGTCATCCTCGTCGGCCTCGCGGTCTACGCGTTCACGCTCGACGGGGCGGGGCCGGCGTACGGCTTCTACCTCTCGCCGGACTTCGGCTACCTTTCGAACAACCTCGGCGAGGTCGTGCCGTTCGCCGTCAGCCAGGCGTTCTTCTCGCTCTCGCTTGGGATGGGCGCGATGATCACGTACGCCTCCTACCTGAGCGAGGACGACAGCCTGCCCGCCGACGGCGGCCTCATCGTGGTGCTGAACACGGCGGTGGGCCTGCTCGCGGGCCTGGTCGTCGTGCCGCTGCTGTTCGTCCAGTTCGGCGACGTGCCCGAGACCGCGGCGGCCGGCGGCCCGGGCGCGCTGTTCGTCTCCGTCGCGCAGGCGTTTACCGACCTCGGGGTGGCCGGCCGCGCGCTCGGCGTCGTGTTCTTCCTCGTCGTCCTCATCGCCGCGCTGTCCTCGGCGATCAGCCTGCTCGAAGTCGTGACGGCGTACTTCGTCGACAACTACGGCTACGCCCGCGAGAAGGTGGCGTTCGCCTTCGCGGGCGGCCTGTTCGCCGTCGGCACGCTCTCGGCGCTGGACACCGCGTGGCTCACCTGGTTCGACACGCTCGCCTATCAGGTGCTGTTGCCGGTGTCGGTGCTGCTCGGCGTCGTCTTCGTCGGGTGGGTGTACGGTCCCGAGGCCGTCGACGAGATAAAGCGCGGTACCGGCGGCGGCGAGACGTTCGCGATGGCGTGGCTCTGGTCGGTTCGCACGTTCGTCCTGCTGGGCGTGTTCGCCACGCTGTACCTCGGCGTCACGTCGATCTATTCCGCGCCCGCGATCCCGCTGGTCTGA
- a CDS encoding DUF7130 family rubredoxin-like protein, whose translation MSLEHERPGTGNRVEGNKDETEIPIGEVGELGARDHAMWQCGDCGEMGELGGTLPERCPACAASRESLHYRQED comes from the coding sequence ATGAGCCTGGAACACGAGCGACCGGGGACGGGGAACCGGGTCGAGGGAAACAAGGACGAGACGGAGATACCGATCGGCGAGGTAGGGGAGCTGGGCGCTCGGGACCACGCGATGTGGCAGTGCGGGGACTGCGGGGAGATGGGCGAACTCGGCGGGACGCTGCCGGAGCGCTGTCCCGCCTGCGCCGCGTCGCGGGAGTCGCTGCACTACCGGCAGGAGGACTGA
- a CDS encoding sodium-dependent transporter: MTRESWTTRTGFILAAVGSAVGLGNVWRFPWMTAENGGSAFLLVYLALVLAVGVPGLLAEFVIGRRSRRNPVGALASLSDSDRWGVVGLLPVVTTVLLLSFYSVVGGWILRYLVASASGAYFDAPGPYFESVSFGPAAVGYHAVFLLLTAGIVLAGVRKGIELATKVMMPAIAALLVGLAAWAATLPGAAGGFEYFLAFDLGYLRANFASVLGAALGQALFTLSVGAGTMITYASYLGEDRSLPADGATIAVLNTLVGVVAGLVVFPLLFAGDLPVGGSGPGALFVSLASAFATLPGGRVVAVVFFAVMTLAALSSSISMLELPVAYLADEHGVARRDATAGLSALFLVLGAVNALRPAVFDFVASTLVDLLLAAGLLAFLLFAGWVLGRDAVEEFREGAGSLGDALATPWLFVVGVALPVFLIFTVITGVLGIAGVSLGTGAVVGLTAAAALAAFAALRRAGSVV; encoded by the coding sequence GTGACACGCGAATCGTGGACGACGCGGACGGGGTTCATCCTCGCGGCGGTGGGCAGCGCCGTCGGGCTGGGGAACGTCTGGCGGTTCCCATGGATGACGGCGGAGAACGGCGGGAGCGCGTTCCTGCTGGTGTATCTCGCGCTGGTGCTCGCCGTCGGCGTCCCCGGCCTGCTCGCCGAGTTCGTGATCGGCCGCCGCTCGCGGCGCAACCCCGTCGGCGCGCTGGCGTCCCTGTCGGACTCCGACCGGTGGGGCGTCGTCGGCCTGCTCCCCGTCGTCACGACGGTGCTGTTGCTGTCGTTCTACAGCGTCGTGGGCGGGTGGATACTGCGCTACCTCGTCGCCAGCGCCAGCGGCGCGTACTTCGACGCGCCGGGGCCGTACTTCGAGAGCGTCTCCTTCGGCCCCGCCGCCGTCGGGTACCACGCCGTCTTCCTGCTGCTGACGGCCGGCATCGTCCTCGCGGGCGTCCGCAAGGGGATCGAACTGGCGACGAAGGTGATGATGCCCGCCATCGCCGCCCTGCTGGTCGGCCTCGCCGCGTGGGCCGCGACGCTGCCCGGCGCCGCCGGCGGGTTCGAGTACTTCCTCGCCTTCGATCTGGGTTACCTCCGGGCGAACTTCGCGTCGGTGCTCGGCGCGGCGCTCGGGCAGGCGCTGTTTACCCTCTCGGTCGGGGCCGGGACGATGATCACCTACGCCTCCTACCTCGGTGAGGACCGGTCGCTCCCGGCCGACGGCGCGACCATCGCGGTGCTCAACACGCTCGTCGGCGTCGTCGCGGGGCTGGTCGTGTTCCCGCTCCTGTTCGCGGGCGACCTGCCGGTCGGCGGAAGCGGCCCCGGCGCGCTCTTCGTCAGCCTCGCCAGCGCCTTCGCCACGCTGCCCGGCGGCCGGGTCGTCGCCGTCGTCTTCTTCGCCGTGATGACGCTCGCGGCGCTGTCGAGTTCGATCAGCATGCTCGAACTCCCCGTCGCCTACCTCGCGGACGAACACGGCGTCGCCCGGCGCGACGCGACGGCCGGCCTCTCAGCGCTGTTTCTCGTCCTCGGCGCGGTCAACGCGCTCCGGCCGGCGGTGTTCGACTTCGTCGCCTCGACGCTCGTGGACCTGCTGCTGGCGGCCGGCCTGCTTGCCTTCCTGCTGTTCGCGGGCTGGGTGCTCGGCCGGGACGCCGTCGAGGAGTTCCGCGAGGGCGCCGGCTCGCTCGGCGACGCGCTCGCGACGCCGTGGCTGTTCGTCGTCGGCGTCGCGCTCCCCGTGTTTCTCATCTTCACGGTCATTACGGGCGTGCTCGGGATCGCGGGCGTCTCGCTGGGCACCGGCGCGGTCGTCGGGCTGACCGCGGCGGCCGCCCTCGCCGCGTTCGCCGCGCTCCGGCGGGCCGGGTCGGTGGTGTAG